A region from the Kineothrix sp. IPX-CK genome encodes:
- a CDS encoding alpha/beta hydrolase, giving the protein MREFIHQGLKLEYEVSGTGIPLLFLHGMGGSTKQIHSACQPSQNIQLIAMNQQGHGESDVNWEHLDFNRLGDDAVSLLDNLHIEKAYLAGISMGAAVSLNAASRYPDRVRGLLLIRNAWTDKPMSEEVRTAYRDLGMSLKNGGPEAFYQTEGWNIVKECSSYTKQAFLSPFFEPASVKNWQKYLILPGKAPVDSLTGLTMLNMPVTILANKNDLCHPYEYGEYLHTHIPGSTFVEIPDKDSGKAEHNAMINQALHSLLPISS; this is encoded by the coding sequence ATGCGTGAATTCATACACCAAGGTTTAAAGCTGGAATACGAAGTGTCAGGAACAGGAATTCCTCTTCTGTTTCTTCACGGAATGGGAGGAAGCACTAAGCAGATTCATTCTGCCTGTCAACCGTCACAGAATATACAGCTAATCGCCATGAACCAGCAAGGGCACGGCGAAAGCGATGTGAACTGGGAACACTTGGATTTCAATCGTCTGGGTGATGACGCTGTCTCGCTGCTGGATAATCTGCATATTGAGAAAGCTTATCTTGCCGGCATCTCTATGGGCGCTGCCGTCAGTCTGAATGCCGCCTCCAGATATCCCGACCGCGTTAGGGGACTGCTTCTGATCCGAAACGCTTGGACGGACAAGCCTATGTCCGAAGAGGTAAGAACAGCTTACCGAGACTTAGGGATGTCACTAAAAAACGGAGGGCCGGAAGCCTTTTATCAAACAGAGGGCTGGAACATCGTGAAGGAGTGCTCTTCCTATACAAAGCAGGCCTTCCTTTCCCCCTTTTTCGAACCTGCTTCCGTAAAGAACTGGCAAAAATATCTGATTCTTCCGGGCAAGGCTCCGGTAGACTCTCTTACCGGCCTCACTATGCTGAATATGCCGGTCACCATATTGGCAAACAAAAACGACTTATGTCATCCCTACGAATACGGGGAATACCTGCACACACATATCCCCGGCTCCACATTTGTTGAAATTCCCGACAAGGACAGCGGCAAGGCTGAGCATAACGCAATGATAAATCAAGCGCTTCATTCGCTCCTTCCTATAAGTTCGTAA
- a CDS encoding MerR family transcriptional regulator — protein MFRIGEFSKLTQISIRMLRYYDEIGLLKPAEIDKWTGYRMYCATQIPILNRIVYLRDSGFNVAEIASALNKRDDGLLVEQLDEKYAEIEKTIQSAQEKLRKIELAKKEILNAKNEMHYNISIKSIPGYEVLSLRRVIADYYAEGGLWQELSAFAEKNHIIISNDTFSIYHDSEYKETLVDVELCAPVKDYFRSTDIFICRNTEPVPAMACTMVYGNFSNIAGAYTAFAEWLQKNCQYKMSGQTRQIVHRGPWNENDPEKYLIELQIPLTLT, from the coding sequence ATGTTTAGAATTGGAGAATTTTCAAAGCTGACACAAATTTCAATACGGATGCTCAGATACTATGACGAAATAGGACTTTTAAAGCCTGCCGAAATCGATAAATGGACCGGGTATCGCATGTACTGCGCCACGCAGATACCTATTCTCAACAGAATCGTGTATCTGCGCGACAGTGGCTTTAATGTTGCAGAAATCGCGTCAGCTCTTAACAAAAGAGATGATGGATTGCTTGTGGAACAGCTCGATGAAAAATACGCAGAAATAGAAAAAACAATTCAAAGTGCACAGGAAAAGTTAAGGAAAATAGAACTTGCGAAGAAGGAAATCTTAAACGCGAAAAATGAAATGCACTATAATATATCAATCAAATCCATTCCTGGTTATGAAGTCCTTTCCCTGCGCAGGGTAATAGCGGACTACTATGCCGAGGGCGGACTATGGCAAGAGCTATCCGCTTTCGCCGAAAAAAATCATATTATTATATCCAATGACACTTTCTCTATTTATCACGATAGCGAATACAAAGAAACCCTTGTTGATGTTGAGCTATGCGCTCCTGTAAAAGATTATTTCAGGAGCACTGATATTTTTATATGTCGGAACACCGAGCCCGTACCGGCAATGGCTTGTACCATGGTATATGGAAATTTTTCTAATATAGCCGGGGCATATACGGCTTTTGCCGAGTGGCTGCAAAAAAACTGCCAATATAAGATGTCCGGGCAAACGCGGCAAATCGTTCATCGCGGGCCGTGGAATGAAAATGATCCTGAAAAATATTTGATAGAACTTCAAATCCCCTTGACCCTCACATGA
- a CDS encoding radical SAM protein — MAIIENMEVFAVKKALAYMDKDPETNLPKLLDWFDKFDVKNTLEKERNAVRQVVEDKDGNWYRLIMSLWNDIDSGVRNRLFENFIINGCLLGYQRQKENKRKYNCNVPWAILMDPTSACNLHCTGCWAAEYGNHMNLTYEEMDGIVTQGVALGTYVYLFTGGEPMVRRKDIIRLCEDHPDCVFSAFTNGTLIDEAFADEMLRVKNFIPAISIEGFEQATDSRRGEGTYKKIISAMNILKEKKLPFGISCCYTSANAEVIGSEEYFDKMVDMGAKFAWFFTYMPVGKGAVKELMATAEQREMMYHKIREYRSTKPLFTVDFWNDGEYVGGCIAGGRCYLHINANGDIEPCAFIHYSDSNIREKTLLEAYQSPLFMGYHDNQPWNDNMLRPCPVLDNPGRLTNIVERSGARSTDYQNLESAEEFSDKCVEIAEKWAPVADRLWKESREVAERKLEEQGGCGSCRRCSGYQ, encoded by the coding sequence ATGGCAATTATTGAAAATATGGAAGTATTTGCGGTGAAGAAGGCACTGGCCTATATGGATAAGGATCCGGAAACCAACCTGCCTAAGCTTCTCGACTGGTTCGACAAATTCGATGTGAAAAATACGCTCGAAAAGGAAAGGAATGCGGTTCGCCAGGTTGTGGAGGATAAGGACGGCAACTGGTATCGATTGATCATGAGTCTGTGGAATGATATTGACAGTGGTGTCAGAAATCGATTGTTTGAAAACTTCATTATTAATGGGTGCTTGCTGGGATATCAAAGACAGAAGGAAAATAAGAGAAAATATAACTGCAATGTACCGTGGGCAATTCTGATGGACCCTACCAGTGCCTGCAATCTTCACTGTACAGGCTGCTGGGCGGCAGAGTATGGCAATCATATGAATCTCACTTATGAAGAAATGGACGGCATCGTGACACAGGGGGTGGCGCTTGGGACATATGTTTATCTATTTACCGGAGGAGAGCCTATGGTCCGCAGGAAGGACATTATCCGTCTGTGCGAAGACCATCCGGATTGCGTTTTTTCTGCCTTTACCAATGGAACATTAATTGATGAGGCTTTTGCCGATGAAATGCTTCGAGTGAAAAACTTCATTCCGGCAATCAGCATCGAGGGCTTCGAGCAGGCTACCGATTCCAGGCGCGGAGAGGGAACCTATAAGAAGATTATAAGTGCTATGAATATTTTAAAAGAAAAGAAGCTGCCCTTTGGAATCTCCTGTTGTTATACCAGCGCCAATGCGGAGGTGATCGGCAGTGAAGAATATTTCGACAAGATGGTGGATATGGGGGCAAAATTTGCATGGTTCTTCACCTATATGCCTGTTGGAAAGGGTGCGGTGAAGGAACTGATGGCGACGGCTGAGCAAAGAGAAATGATGTATCACAAGATTCGCGAATATAGAAGCACCAAGCCCCTGTTTACCGTAGATTTCTGGAACGACGGAGAATATGTCGGCGGATGCATCGCAGGAGGCCGCTGCTATTTACATATCAATGCGAACGGGGATATCGAGCCTTGCGCATTTATACACTATTCGGATTCCAATATCAGAGAGAAAACCTTGTTAGAAGCTTATCAGTCGCCTCTCTTTATGGGTTATCACGATAATCAGCCTTGGAATGACAATATGTTAAGACCCTGCCCTGTGCTGGACAATCCGGGAAGACTGACAAATATCGTGGAAAGGAGCGGGGCTAGGAGTACGGATTATCAGAACCTGGAGTCCGCTGAGGAATTCTCTGACAAATGCGTAGAAATAGCCGAGAAGTGGGCACCTGTCGCGGACAGGCTGTGGAAAGAGTCCAGGGAAGTAGCGGAAAGGAAGCTGGAAGAACAGGGAGGCTGTGGTTCCTGCCGCCGTTGTTCAGGATATCAATAA
- a CDS encoding methyltransferase type 11, with product MNPWEEIDLTDYEKHMSLASVKQLQALNEMMKAQFYRYQVSDIMILGIAGGNGLEHIDAQRIKRVYGVDINKEYLAECLHRYPDLSGIFSPLCVDLLSDGITLPHCDLIVANLLIEYIGYDRFLHVAVEAGAPYVSCIIQVNVDEGFVSDSPYLHSFDGIARVHHEIEEERLNAAMQSIGYGKIYGGEYLLPNGKKLVCADYELIGRSE from the coding sequence ATGAATCCATGGGAAGAAATTGATTTAACCGATTACGAAAAGCATATGAGCCTTGCATCCGTCAAACAGCTTCAAGCGCTGAACGAGATGATGAAGGCTCAGTTTTACCGCTATCAAGTATCTGACATAATGATATTAGGGATTGCCGGAGGAAATGGTCTGGAGCATATAGATGCGCAGAGAATCAAGCGGGTATACGGTGTCGACATCAACAAGGAATATTTAGCGGAGTGCCTGCACCGTTACCCTGATCTTTCGGGTATCTTTTCGCCGCTATGCGTCGATTTGCTATCGGACGGCATAACGCTTCCTCACTGTGACTTAATTGTTGCGAATCTGCTGATAGAATATATCGGTTATGATAGATTTCTACATGTGGCAGTAGAGGCAGGCGCGCCTTATGTATCATGCATCATTCAGGTGAACGTGGACGAGGGATTCGTTTCCGATTCTCCTTATCTGCATTCTTTTGATGGCATAGCCAGGGTACATCATGAAATAGAAGAAGAAAGGCTTAATGCCGCCATGCAATCCATAGGCTACGGCAAAATTTATGGAGGCGAATATCTGCTTCCGAATGGAAAAAAGCTGGTATGTGCAGATTACGAACTTATAGGAAGGAGCGAATGA
- a CDS encoding DeoR/GlpR family DNA-binding transcription regulator, whose protein sequence is MLKEERHQHILDVLYASGKVNVEELSHNFRLSRDTIRRDLSELEEQGILRRVYGGAIARKRQPLALDARKNLERDEKYMVAKKATSLVRPHSLIAVDGGTTNTLFASLMPISITLRVVTNSFPVAEELRKRPNIDVTFLGGHYNKESQTTVGETVYQQLREFRFDQCFLGAYAVDAQGGISVPYPYEDETSVKRLLVENSSEINVMCSCSKLDKISNYIICPIDAADRIICEHPVTKQMQTKYKNKICW, encoded by the coding sequence ATGTTAAAGGAAGAACGCCATCAGCATATTTTAGATGTTCTATATGCTTCCGGCAAGGTGAACGTGGAAGAACTGTCGCATAATTTCCGGCTGTCCAGAGACACCATCCGAAGGGATTTAAGCGAATTAGAGGAACAGGGAATCTTAAGGAGGGTATACGGCGGCGCTATTGCCAGGAAGAGGCAGCCGTTAGCTCTGGATGCGAGGAAAAACCTGGAAAGGGATGAGAAATATATGGTCGCCAAAAAGGCTACCAGCCTCGTTCGCCCCCATTCTCTCATCGCAGTGGACGGCGGCACAACGAATACGCTGTTCGCTTCTCTCATGCCAATTTCCATCACTCTGCGGGTGGTGACCAATAGCTTTCCGGTTGCTGAGGAGCTTCGCAAGCGCCCCAACATAGACGTCACCTTTCTGGGTGGACACTATAACAAGGAATCCCAGACTACCGTAGGCGAGACGGTCTACCAGCAACTAAGGGAATTTCGCTTCGACCAATGCTTTCTGGGCGCCTACGCGGTGGATGCACAGGGCGGCATCTCGGTGCCTTATCCCTATGAGGACGAAACCTCCGTAAAACGGCTTCTCGTGGAAAACAGCTCCGAAATTAATGTCATGTGCTCCTGCTCAAAGCTGGATAAAATTTCCAACTATATCATCTGTCCTATCGATGCTGCGGACAGGATTATTTGTGAGCATCCGGTCACAAAGCAGATGCAGACTAAATATAAGAATAAGATCTGTTGGTGA
- the ytvI gene encoding sporulation integral membrane protein YtvI has protein sequence MEKKKKFIINVIFYLLIAGAIWISGRYLLPVLTPFILAFLAAGVIQIPVRKIAGDSNRKKRFLSIFFTVLLYGALFFFALGMGAKLVTAAGNLMISFPEIYQSNILPFLNQLADKLEMTAASQNAETAEKIDRFFREISQNLGQYISNLSMSAVKVLSAGASGIPGLIVRLVITVVSTFFMAADFDKIVGFAKRFLPESKEDDIRKMIEYIKNIVGIYLKSYMLLFLLTFVELSVGLLILRIPYAILVALAVAVFDILPVLGTGGILLPWAVIMAVLGDIPMSVGILVLYIVITAIRNTVEPRIVGKQIGLHPLAALIAMFIGLKLFGIAGMICLPVGLAVFMNLERNEKDVNPSV, from the coding sequence ATGGAAAAAAAGAAAAAGTTTATTATAAATGTTATATTCTATCTGCTGATAGCGGGGGCTATATGGATATCGGGCCGCTATCTTCTGCCGGTGCTGACACCGTTTATCCTGGCATTTTTGGCAGCAGGTGTCATACAGATACCGGTAAGAAAAATAGCCGGAGATTCCAATAGGAAGAAAAGGTTTCTGTCCATTTTCTTTACGGTTCTTTTATATGGAGCTCTTTTCTTCTTTGCACTTGGAATGGGAGCGAAGCTTGTAACTGCGGCGGGGAATCTGATGATTTCATTTCCGGAAATATATCAGAGCAATATTTTGCCCTTTCTGAACCAACTGGCGGACAAGCTTGAGATGACTGCGGCCTCTCAGAATGCGGAGACTGCGGAAAAGATCGATAGATTTTTCCGGGAGATATCACAGAATCTGGGACAATATATTTCTAATTTATCCATGAGTGCGGTAAAAGTGCTTTCAGCGGGGGCATCGGGGATCCCAGGCCTTATTGTAAGACTTGTAATAACGGTGGTCTCTACGTTTTTCATGGCAGCGGATTTCGATAAGATTGTGGGATTTGCCAAGAGGTTCTTGCCGGAGAGCAAGGAAGATGATATTCGGAAGATGATAGAATATATAAAAAATATCGTAGGGATTTATTTAAAATCATACATGCTGCTATTTCTGCTGACTTTTGTGGAACTAAGCGTTGGACTTTTAATTTTAAGAATTCCTTATGCGATTCTGGTAGCTCTGGCTGTCGCCGTTTTCGACATACTTCCGGTCCTTGGAACTGGTGGAATCCTGCTTCCGTGGGCGGTTATTATGGCTGTTCTGGGAGATATTCCGATGTCAGTGGGAATTCTTGTTCTATATATCGTGATTACGGCTATCAGAAATACGGTGGAGCCAAGGATTGTGGGTAAACAGATAGGACTTCATCCGCTTGCAGCACTGATTGCCATGTTTATTGGCTTGAAGCTTTTTGGAATCGCAGGGATGATATGTCTGCCGGTGGGACTGGCGGTGTTTATGAATCTGGAGAGGAATGAGAAGGATGTAAATCCAAGCGTTTGA
- a CDS encoding Gfo/Idh/MocA family oxidoreductase: MNTNVKKEERCLRVGVLGCGIICQAAHLIGSSKAKNIHLQAICDVSEELLNKMAAVYEPDSLYTDYEKMLADSSVEAVIIGIGDQFHVPCAKQAILAGKHVLLEKPMGVSIEECLELKELAEERGLLLQVGHMKRYDEGLQYAKRFKEEKMGEITTYKGWYCDSIGRYTLTDNVMPILYSSASMKKPDGNPKAILDRYYLLGHGSHLFDTALYFMGPVRDVSARYVHKENLHSWLIDCNFESGAIGSLDLTVAIAQHWHEGCELYGTQGTIYAKTFNPWEFRSSIVECFDKSAETAFTPAAFDGQFYRRELEGFARSILERSPCTGATAQDGIMIMQALIATYQSVQEAGAWVALKDVNGGL; this comes from the coding sequence ATGAACACGAATGTAAAGAAGGAGGAACGCTGCCTGCGCGTAGGTGTGCTGGGATGCGGCATTATCTGTCAGGCAGCTCATCTCATCGGAAGCAGTAAGGCTAAAAATATTCATTTGCAGGCGATTTGTGACGTTTCTGAGGAACTCTTAAATAAAATGGCCGCCGTTTACGAGCCGGACAGCCTCTATACAGATTATGAAAAAATGTTGGCGGATTCCTCTGTAGAGGCAGTCATCATCGGAATCGGCGACCAGTTCCATGTCCCCTGTGCAAAACAGGCTATTTTAGCAGGCAAGCATGTGCTTTTAGAAAAGCCGATGGGTGTTTCCATCGAGGAATGTCTGGAACTGAAAGAATTGGCGGAAGAAAGAGGCCTGCTTTTGCAAGTCGGGCATATGAAGCGCTATGACGAAGGGCTGCAATATGCGAAACGATTTAAGGAAGAGAAAATGGGCGAAATTACCACCTATAAAGGCTGGTACTGCGACAGTATCGGACGCTATACGCTGACCGATAACGTCATGCCCATCCTTTATTCCAGCGCATCTATGAAAAAACCGGACGGGAATCCAAAGGCCATACTGGACCGCTATTATCTTCTCGGTCACGGCAGCCATTTGTTCGATACCGCTCTTTATTTTATGGGACCCGTTCGGGACGTTTCCGCCCGTTATGTTCATAAGGAAAATCTGCATTCGTGGCTCATCGACTGTAACTTCGAAAGCGGCGCCATCGGAAGCTTGGACCTTACGGTGGCTATTGCCCAGCACTGGCATGAAGGTTGTGAACTTTACGGTACACAGGGAACTATTTATGCAAAGACGTTTAATCCTTGGGAGTTCCGTTCTTCTATCGTAGAGTGCTTCGATAAGTCTGCGGAAACTGCTTTCACTCCAGCTGCCTTTGACGGGCAGTTCTACCGCAGAGAGCTGGAGGGCTTTGCGAGGAGTATCCTGGAGAGAAGTCCATGCACAGGCGCGACCGCACAGGACGGTATTATGATCATGCAGGCGTTAATTGCTACTTACCAGTCCGTGCAAGAGGCCGGAGCATGGGTGGCGCTTAAAGACGTAAACGGAGGATTATAA
- a CDS encoding helix-turn-helix domain-containing protein, which translates to MKSCGTDEKVNVKPFAYAMSLIDGKWKMHILFWLWKRDVLRYGELKRSLETITHKMLSTQLKELEADDLIVRKEYSQIPPKVEYSLSGRGLTLMPVLQCLCEWGNCHIDDGKVPEIINGR; encoded by the coding sequence ATGAAAAGCTGTGGAACGGATGAAAAAGTGAATGTGAAGCCTTTTGCCTATGCGATGTCTTTGATTGATGGCAAGTGGAAAATGCATATATTGTTTTGGCTTTGGAAGAGGGATGTTTTGCGGTATGGGGAGCTGAAGCGTTCGCTTGAGACGATTACGCATAAAATGCTTAGCACTCAGCTGAAGGAGCTGGAAGCGGATGATTTGATTGTGCGTAAGGAATACTCTCAGATTCCGCCTAAGGTGGAATACTCCCTGTCTGGAAGGGGGCTGACTCTTATGCCCGTTTTGCAATGCCTGTGCGAGTGGGGAAACTGTCATATTGATGATGGGAAAGTGCCTGAAATAATAAACGGAAGGTGA
- a CDS encoding flavin reductase family protein, whose translation MKREIEVFNYANEIMNGVKTGVLLTTKTDDKVNSMTISWGTLGIEWGRPIFIVFVREGRFTNSQLEKNAEFTISVPYGDYDKKILGFCGTKSGRDVDKIKELGLTLETSDKTSVPGIKELPLTLECKVLYTNKQEGNRLPDEINTAFYPQDVDSSFHGANKDYHVAYFAEIVSAYIIE comes from the coding sequence ATGAAAAGAGAAATTGAAGTTTTTAACTATGCAAATGAGATTATGAACGGCGTTAAGACGGGCGTCTTATTAACTACGAAGACAGATGACAAAGTAAATTCCATGACCATATCCTGGGGGACGCTGGGAATTGAGTGGGGTAGACCTATCTTTATAGTTTTTGTCAGAGAAGGCCGTTTTACGAATTCTCAGTTAGAAAAGAATGCGGAATTCACGATCAGCGTACCTTACGGCGATTATGATAAAAAGATTTTGGGCTTCTGCGGCACGAAATCCGGCCGGGACGTGGATAAGATAAAGGAGTTGGGCTTAACTCTCGAAACTTCCGACAAAACTTCCGTACCGGGAATCAAAGAGCTTCCTCTCACACTGGAATGTAAGGTACTCTATACGAATAAGCAGGAAGGCAACAGGCTTCCTGACGAAATCAATACTGCGTTTTATCCGCAGGATGTGGATAGCAGCTTCCACGGAGCGAACAAAGATTACCATGTCGCATACTTCGCAGAAATTGTCAGCGCATATATCATAGAGTAA
- a CDS encoding sugar phosphate isomerase/epimerase family protein, producing MEPGIFSRTYETDSIEETCLRMKAGGLTHTQFNLMNAGIPTLPETFDERKMEEIKAVTGKHGIILDALSGTFNMIDPDEEARKAGCQQFETQCRIARMLNIPIVTLCTGSKNKESKWKWHEDNEKQSSWDDLIRSTDAILKYAMDNHIVLGVETEASNIINTPEKARKYLDCMGSSNIKIIMDAANLFRKEQAADMSHILQEAFDVLGKDIVLAHAKDFTATESMEFVAAGEGMLDFRLYISLLRRSGYKGPLIMHGLSEAQIAGSRKFLEEIIADA from the coding sequence ATGGAACCAGGAATCTTTTCCCGCACCTATGAAACAGACAGTATAGAGGAAACCTGCCTGCGAATGAAGGCCGGAGGGCTTACCCATACGCAGTTCAATCTGATGAACGCCGGAATACCAACTCTGCCGGAGACTTTCGATGAGAGAAAAATGGAAGAAATAAAGGCGGTAACCGGTAAACATGGAATTATCCTGGATGCGCTTTCCGGTACCTTCAATATGATTGACCCCGATGAAGAGGCAAGAAAAGCTGGATGCCAGCAGTTCGAAACCCAGTGCCGGATCGCTCGCATGCTGAATATTCCCATCGTCACTCTCTGTACCGGCTCCAAAAACAAGGAAAGCAAGTGGAAATGGCATGAGGATAACGAGAAGCAATCCTCCTGGGATGATTTGATCCGTTCCACAGATGCTATATTAAAGTATGCCATGGACAATCACATCGTTCTGGGCGTGGAGACGGAGGCCAGCAATATTATCAACACACCGGAAAAAGCCCGCAAATATTTGGACTGCATGGGAAGCTCCAATATTAAAATCATCATGGACGCCGCCAATCTCTTTCGAAAGGAGCAGGCAGCCGATATGTCCCACATCTTGCAGGAGGCTTTCGACGTCTTGGGAAAGGATATTGTTCTTGCCCATGCAAAAGATTTTACAGCAACGGAAAGCATGGAATTCGTCGCGGCAGGAGAAGGAATGCTGGACTTCAGGCTCTATATTTCCTTACTGCGCAGGAGCGGATATAAAGGCCCTCTCATCATGCACGGACTGTCAGAGGCACAGATCGCAGGGAGCAGGAAATTTTTGGAGGAGATAATTGCAGATGCGTGA
- a CDS encoding glycerol-3-phosphate acyltransferase, translating into MEVEISLSIIIGYMLGGINPAFILSKIKQVDMLQSGTGNLGTTNAFIHFGKGWGLFVLAMDWKYFLILLVIGCILAFVFNYGCSISFSAAVLFPIIMTFQMRLVGVFVLLTVCSGCIIYKHMDNIGKIRGGKEVPIRVFLKKYILKRG; encoded by the coding sequence ATGGAAGTGGAAATAAGCTTAAGTATAATAATCGGCTATATGTTAGGGGGCATCAACCCTGCCTTTATTCTTTCCAAAATAAAACAGGTGGATATGCTGCAAAGCGGAACTGGCAATTTAGGAACAACCAACGCTTTCATCCACTTCGGCAAGGGCTGGGGGCTGTTTGTTCTGGCAATGGATTGGAAGTACTTTCTGATACTGCTTGTAATCGGCTGTATTTTAGCTTTTGTATTTAATTACGGATGCAGCATTTCCTTTTCGGCGGCGGTGCTTTTTCCTATTATTATGACGTTTCAAATGCGGCTTGTTGGAGTATTCGTGCTGCTGACCGTCTGTAGCGGGTGCATAATTTACAAGCATATGGATAATATCGGGAAGATCAGGGGAGGCAAAGAGGTGCCGATTAGGGTCTTTCTGAAAAAATATATTTTGAAGAGAGGTTAG
- a CDS encoding SAM-dependent methyltransferase: protein MNNLAVHPIGKICSSENSTFIEVDKNYIPALQALDGFSHINVLWWFSDYDDEQSRSVLQTEQPYKGAPEIMGIFATRSPVRPNPIALTTAEIIRIDFERGVIQVAFIDANDNTPVLDIKPYTPSFDRVETPGVPAWCGQWPNSTEESGCFDWEKVFNF from the coding sequence ATGAATAATTTAGCAGTACATCCAATCGGAAAGATTTGCAGCAGTGAAAACAGTACCTTTATTGAGGTGGATAAAAATTATATTCCGGCTTTGCAGGCGCTGGATGGTTTCAGCCATATCAATGTGCTTTGGTGGTTCAGCGATTATGATGATGAACAATCACGTTCTGTACTGCAGACAGAACAGCCTTACAAAGGCGCTCCCGAAATAATGGGAATCTTTGCCACAAGATCGCCTGTACGCCCTAATCCGATAGCTTTGACTACGGCAGAAATCATTCGAATTGACTTTGAAAGGGGCGTTATTCAAGTTGCTTTTATTGACGCAAATGATAACACCCCGGTACTAGACATCAAACCCTACACACCCAGCTTTGACAGAGTGGAAACTCCCGGTGTCCCTGCATGGTGCGGCCAGTGGCCGAATAGCACGGAAGAATCCGGCTGCTTCGATTGGGAAAAAGTTTTTAATTTTTAG